Proteins from one Syntrophaceae bacterium genomic window:
- a CDS encoding alpha/beta hydrolase has translation MKRAVNHALAILIALLALAAPAPAADAVPPPQGEKPILVMIHGMFVGPWCWDSFRSYFEARGYKVVTPTLRYHNIPLSSPPDPRLTETGILDYAADVEKEIRALPTKPVIIGHSMGGLIAQILASRGLAKAAVLVAPAFPRGVNPLSWTGFKSAWMNMGRWGSWKEPIRPTFEGAVYSSFHRMPEDQRKRVFEKLTYESPKAALEISFWFLDRSKATEVDESKVTCPVLTVAAGEDRLLPPSIVKKIHQKYGAVSMYREFPGRDHFIIAEPGWQEVAAYIDGWMGRLGR, from the coding sequence ATGAAACGCGCTGTGAACCATGCCCTTGCAATCCTGATCGCCCTGCTGGCCTTGGCAGCCCCGGCGCCGGCCGCGGACGCCGTGCCCCCTCCCCAGGGGGAGAAACCGATCCTCGTCATGATCCACGGCATGTTCGTCGGTCCCTGGTGCTGGGATTCCTTCCGGAGCTACTTCGAGGCCCGGGGCTACAAAGTCGTCACCCCGACCCTCCGGTATCACAACATCCCCCTTAGTTCCCCGCCGGATCCCCGCCTCACGGAAACGGGCATCCTGGATTATGCGGCGGACGTGGAGAAGGAGATCCGGGCCCTCCCAACGAAACCGGTCATCATCGGCCACTCCATGGGCGGCCTCATCGCCCAGATCCTGGCCAGCCGGGGCCTGGCGAAGGCGGCGGTCCTCGTGGCGCCGGCCTTTCCCCGGGGCGTCAACCCCCTGTCCTGGACCGGCTTCAAGAGCGCCTGGATGAACATGGGGCGCTGGGGTTCCTGGAAAGAGCCGATCCGCCCGACCTTCGAGGGGGCCGTGTACTCCTCCTTCCACCGCATGCCGGAAGATCAGCGAAAGCGGGTGTTCGAAAAACTGACCTACGAGTCCCCGAAGGCGGCCCTGGAGATCAGCTTCTGGTTCCTCGACCGCAGCAAGGCGACGGAGGTGGACGAATCGAAGGTGACCTGCCCCGTCCTGACCGTCGCCGCCGGGGAGGACCGCCTCCTGCCCCCCTCCATCGTCAAGAAGATCCACCAGAAGTACGGGGCCGTCTCCATGTACCGCGAATTCCCCGGCCGCGACCATTTCATCATCGCCGAACCGGGCTGGCAGGAAGTCGCCGCCTACATCGACGGGTGGATGGGGCGGCTGGGGAGGTGA
- a CDS encoding RNA methyltransferase, producing the protein MIDPYPAPSRSEIQSWRKLRLEKYRRREGLFLAEGVKVVRELERSARSVSAVLVRRDRGESWPSLMDSLAERAPVYAVREEDWKGLSQDVQPEGIIAVVPVAEREEPAVVLSRKTGPVLCLHEVNNPNNLGALIRTAHWFGIGTILLDPGTVSPTNPKAVRASMGSLFHLNILEDVDLREAIPVLKKHGPVAAAVAAGGMPPHAGGASAILLGSESHGLPEDLLALADERWTIPGKGDAESLSLPQAAAILMYAWTAG; encoded by the coding sequence TTGATCGATCCCTACCCCGCCCCCTCCCGATCCGAGATCCAGTCCTGGCGGAAGCTCCGCCTGGAGAAATACCGACGGCGGGAAGGCCTGTTCCTGGCGGAGGGGGTGAAGGTGGTCCGGGAGCTCGAACGAAGCGCCCGGTCCGTCTCGGCGGTCCTCGTCCGGAGAGATCGCGGGGAATCCTGGCCGTCCCTGATGGACTCCCTGGCTGAAAGAGCCCCCGTCTATGCGGTGAGGGAGGAAGACTGGAAGGGACTGAGCCAGGACGTCCAGCCCGAGGGGATCATCGCCGTCGTACCAGTTGCCGAGCGGGAGGAGCCGGCGGTGGTCCTGTCGCGGAAGACCGGACCCGTCCTCTGCCTCCACGAGGTGAACAATCCGAACAACCTGGGCGCCCTCATCCGGACGGCCCACTGGTTCGGGATCGGGACGATCCTGCTCGACCCGGGAACGGTCAGCCCGACGAACCCGAAGGCGGTGCGGGCCTCCATGGGGAGCCTTTTCCACCTGAATATCCTGGAAGACGTGGATCTCCGGGAGGCGATCCCGGTCCTGAAGAAGCACGGGCCGGTGGCGGCGGCCGTCGCCGCGGGCGGCATGCCCCCGCACGCGGGCGGTGCTTCGGCGATCCTCCTGGGAAGCGAGAGCCACGGCCTGCCGGAGGATCTCCTGGCCCTGGCGGACGAGCGTTGGACGATCCCCGGGAAAGGCGACGCCGAATCGCTCAGCCTGCCGCAAGCGGCAGCGATCCTGATGTACGCCTGGACCGCCGGCTGA
- a CDS encoding 3'-5' exonuclease translates to MPKHPYSKSIVFFDVETTGLSPTHGHRIIEIGAIAVSRHGSTVSEFHSLVNPGVPISKSAAKVHGITQNMLHGQPAPEEIIPRFQDFIRDSLLVAHNAPFDLRFLRYEFQRLRMNLTHPHVCTLEMSRRRCPHLPNHRLETVHRHLCGQAENCGQNHRALADARMVAQIWMKMEGR, encoded by the coding sequence ATGCCAAAGCATCCGTACAGCAAATCCATAGTCTTCTTCGACGTGGAGACCACGGGGCTTTCTCCCACCCATGGACACCGGATCATCGAGATCGGAGCGATAGCCGTTTCCCGCCATGGATCAACCGTCTCCGAATTTCACAGCCTTGTTAATCCAGGGGTACCGATTTCCAAAAGTGCAGCAAAGGTTCACGGCATTACACAGAACATGCTTCACGGCCAGCCCGCGCCGGAAGAAATCATCCCGCGCTTCCAGGACTTTATTCGTGACAGCCTGCTCGTCGCCCACAATGCACCGTTTGACCTCCGTTTTCTTCGTTACGAATTCCAGCGTCTCCGAATGAACCTCACACATCCCCACGTTTGCACCTTGGAAATGAGCCGCCGCCGCTGCCCACATCTTCCGAACCACCGCCTGGAAACCGTCCATCGCCACCTGTGCGGCCAGGCTGAAAATTGCGGCCAGAACCATCGCGCCTTGGCCGATGCCCGCATGGTAGCTCAAATCTGGATGAAGATGGAGGGGAGATGA
- the cas3 gene encoding CRISPR-associated helicase/endonuclease Cas3: MSIQPAYYRYWGKADREGASYHLLPYHCLDVAAVIATWWDASATIRRSFCQYSAVTETQIRAWLLMFTALHDYGKYDIRFQLKVKPAWKALYPLSDESRRLPSEYECREYMHGENGLSWFKQDFFRCFGCSQSNSMFVDEDDPAHWLQWKPWIEATTGHHGHVKDVSYIRETALSSLSDQGPAELDRTVRISWLETLCQFFLQPVGLSLNDSPPPPSPLLAGLCSVADWLASRCDEVNFTFQNQKEPLSSYFERKLSDDAPRIFSFSGINGSPKDYGGIQQLLPVCTSPHPLQTMVNDLPLHSALTIIEAPTGSGKTEAALAYAWRLLAADLVDSIIFALPTQATANAMLGRLETVATKLFNNSPNLLLAHGSARFNDKFAGLKRKGIYADGEPDGWVQCGQWLAESRKRVFLGQIGICTIDQVLISVLPVKHRFVRSFGIGRSILIVDEVHAYDAYMYGLLEEVLRQQHAAGASVILMSATLPANQKRQLCATWQTGSRNMTGQAPYPLITWVGENESGQLSLTQQDQPKSQEVKAECLRTDKMEPDDSILQRAVMAADEGAQVAIICNLVATAQGVARRLKNFSSAPVDLFHARYRFKDRQTKENNIIQQFGPKGNRDQGRILVATQVVEQSLDLDFDWIVTQLCPVDLLFQRMGRLHRHEHSKRPPNFEKPVCTVLLPRDSDYGLTGKVYSNTRVLWRTEQLLINTTDEKVMFPSAYRNWIEPVYQETAWEKEPNEITKAYEQFANDLFVSRSKARVMIHSAANPFGDTDEVVAAVTRDGEMNLTVIPYLESPDGKRLLDGELIDDLDDYRQAEELALNSVSVPHGWRGWLKNACREVDDKGCWLAMTEKGGNFVSEWNNIVFRYHRDTGLEMER, from the coding sequence ATGAGCATACAGCCCGCCTATTACCGGTATTGGGGAAAAGCGGATAGGGAAGGAGCGAGCTACCATCTTTTGCCTTATCACTGCCTGGATGTGGCGGCGGTCATTGCCACGTGGTGGGATGCCAGTGCAACGATTCGAAGGAGCTTTTGTCAATATTCCGCTGTGACCGAGACGCAGATACGTGCATGGCTCTTGATGTTTACAGCCCTCCACGATTACGGAAAGTACGACATTCGTTTCCAACTAAAAGTCAAACCTGCATGGAAAGCACTTTACCCTCTCTCCGATGAAAGTCGCCGCCTACCCTCTGAATATGAATGCAGGGAGTACATGCATGGCGAAAACGGACTGTCATGGTTCAAGCAAGACTTCTTCCGATGTTTCGGATGCAGCCAGAGCAATTCCATGTTCGTTGACGAAGATGACCCGGCTCATTGGTTGCAGTGGAAACCCTGGATTGAGGCGACAACCGGGCATCACGGCCATGTGAAGGACGTTTCTTATATTCGAGAAACTGCTCTGTCTTCACTATCTGACCAGGGGCCTGCAGAGTTAGATCGCACGGTACGCATCTCGTGGCTGGAAACACTTTGCCAATTCTTTTTGCAACCAGTAGGCCTTTCTTTGAATGACAGCCCGCCGCCTCCATCACCCCTTCTCGCGGGACTCTGTTCTGTGGCCGATTGGCTTGCATCCCGTTGCGATGAGGTGAACTTTACCTTTCAGAATCAAAAGGAGCCGCTTTCCTCATATTTTGAAAGAAAGCTTTCGGATGATGCACCCCGAATTTTTTCTTTCTCAGGAATTAACGGTTCCCCAAAAGATTACGGCGGCATACAACAATTGTTGCCGGTCTGCACCTCACCCCATCCTCTCCAGACCATGGTTAATGATCTGCCTCTGCACTCTGCATTGACGATTATTGAGGCCCCCACCGGTTCAGGAAAAACGGAAGCAGCCCTCGCCTATGCATGGCGACTATTGGCCGCTGACTTAGTCGATTCGATCATTTTCGCTCTGCCGACCCAGGCAACGGCAAACGCCATGTTGGGGCGATTGGAGACAGTCGCAACGAAACTATTCAATAACTCGCCAAACTTGCTGCTTGCGCACGGTTCAGCAAGATTCAATGACAAATTTGCGGGTCTGAAACGCAAGGGGATCTATGCTGACGGGGAGCCGGACGGATGGGTGCAATGTGGACAGTGGCTCGCGGAAAGCCGAAAGCGGGTTTTCCTCGGTCAGATCGGAATTTGCACAATTGACCAAGTGCTGATCTCCGTCTTGCCGGTCAAACATCGTTTCGTGCGTAGTTTTGGAATCGGACGAAGCATACTCATCGTAGACGAGGTTCATGCCTATGATGCGTACATGTACGGTCTGCTCGAAGAGGTTTTACGCCAACAGCACGCAGCCGGAGCATCAGTCATCCTGATGTCGGCAACCCTGCCGGCAAACCAGAAAAGACAACTTTGCGCAACATGGCAGACCGGCAGTAGAAACATGACAGGACAGGCACCTTATCCTCTAATCACCTGGGTTGGCGAGAATGAATCGGGGCAGTTATCACTCACGCAACAAGATCAACCCAAGTCGCAGGAAGTCAAAGCTGAATGTCTCCGGACTGATAAAATGGAGCCAGATGACAGCATACTACAACGCGCAGTCATGGCTGCCGATGAAGGCGCACAGGTAGCGATAATATGTAATCTCGTTGCTACTGCTCAAGGTGTAGCTCGTAGACTTAAAAATTTTTCGTCGGCGCCCGTAGATCTCTTTCATGCTCGTTACCGTTTCAAGGATAGACAGACAAAAGAGAACAATATCATTCAACAATTTGGCCCCAAAGGCAACCGGGATCAAGGCCGGATCCTAGTGGCCACGCAGGTTGTCGAACAGTCGCTCGACCTTGATTTTGACTGGATCGTGACCCAACTCTGCCCGGTTGACCTCCTTTTTCAGCGGATGGGCCGGCTACATCGGCATGAACATAGCAAGCGTCCGCCAAACTTTGAAAAGCCTGTCTGCACAGTTCTGTTGCCACGAGATAGTGATTATGGACTAACCGGGAAGGTTTACTCGAACACGCGCGTCCTTTGGAGAACCGAACAATTACTCATCAACACAACTGACGAAAAGGTCATGTTCCCTAGCGCTTATCGCAATTGGATTGAACCGGTTTATCAGGAGACAGCATGGGAGAAAGAACCGAATGAGATCACAAAAGCATACGAGCAGTTTGCAAATGACCTTTTCGTTTCCAGAAGCAAGGCTCGTGTGATGATTCATTCCGCAGCGAACCCTTTTGGCGATACGGATGAAGTCGTGGCCGCCGTCACTCGTGACGGGGAGATGAACCTGACGGTAATCCCGTATTTGGAATCGCCGGACGGCAAGCGACTGCTTGATGGCGAGTTGATCGACGACTTGGATGATTACCGGCAAGCAGAAGAACTTGCCCTCAATAGTGTAAGCGTGCCCCATGGTTGGAGAGGATGGCTCAAGAATGCATGCAGGGAGGTTGATGACAAAGGTTGCTGGCTTGCAATGACGGAGAAAGGGGGGAATTTCGTGAGCGAATGGAACAATATTGTTTTCAGGTATCATAGGGATACCGGATTGGAGATGGAAAGATGA